A stretch of the Equus caballus isolate H_3958 breed thoroughbred chromosome X, TB-T2T, whole genome shotgun sequence genome encodes the following:
- the POU3F4 gene encoding POU domain, class 3, transcription factor 4 translates to MATAASNPYSILSSSSLVHADSAGMQQGSPFRNPQKLLQSDYLQGVPSNGHPLGHHWVTSLSDGGPWSSTLATNPLDQQDVKPGREDLQLGAIIHHRSPHVAHHSPHTNHPNAWGASPAPNPSITSSGQPLNVYSQPGFTVSGMLEHGGLTPPPASASAQSLHPVLREPPDHGDLGSHHCQDHSDEETPTSDELEQFAKQFKQRRIKLGFTQADVGLALGTLYGNVFSQTTICRFEALQLSFKNMCKLKPLLNKWLEEADSSTGSPTSIDKIAAQGRKRKKRTSIEVSVKGVLETHFLKCPKPAAQEISSLADSLQLEKEVVRVWFCNRRQKEKRMTPPGDQQPHEVYSHAVKTDTSCHDL, encoded by the coding sequence ATGGCCACAGCTGCCTCGAATCCCTACAGCATTCTCAGTTCCAGCTCCCTGGTCCATGCGGACTCTGCGGGCATGCAGCAGGGGAGTCCTTTCCGAAACCCTCAGAAACTTCTCCAAAGTGATTACTTGCAAGGAGTTCCTAGCAATGGGCATCCCCTCGGGCATCACTGGGTGACCAGTCTGAGCGACGGAGGCCCATGGTCCTCCACACTGGCCACCAACCCTCTGGACCAGCAGGACGTGAAGCCCGGGCGAGAAGATCTGCAGCTGGGCGCGATCATCCATCACCGCTCGCCGCACGTCGCCCACCACTCTCCGCATACTAACCACCCGAATGCCTGGGGGGCGAGCCCGGCTCCGAACCCGTCCATCACGTCGAGCGGCCAACCCCTTAACGTGTACTCGCAGCCGGGCTTCACGGTGAGCGGCATGCTGGAGCATGGGGGGCTCACTCCACCGCCGGCCTCCGCCTCCGCACAGAGCCTACACCCAGTGCTCCGGGAACCCCCAGACCACGGCGACCTAGGGTCGCACCACTGCCAGGACCACTCGGACGAGGAGACACCAACCTCGGATGAGTTAGAACAGTTCGCCAAACAGTTCAAACAAAGAAGAATCAAGTTGGGCTTCACGCAGGCCGACGTGGGACTGGCGCTGGGCACACTCTACGGCAACGTGTTCTCGCAGACCACCATCTGCAGGTTCGAGGCCTTGCAACTGAGCTTCAAGAACATGTGCAAGCTGAAGCCGCTGCTAAACAAGTGGCTGGAGGAGGCTGATTCGTCCACGGGGAGCCCGACCAGTATTGACAAGATCGCCGCGCAGGGCCGCAAGCGCAAGAAGAGAACCTCCATTGAGGTGAGTGTCAAGGGCGTACTGGAGACGCATTTCCTCAAGTGTCCCAAGCCTGCCGCACAGGAGATTTCCTCGCTGGCAGACAGCCTGCAGTTGGAGAAAGAAGTGGTACGTGTCTGGTTCTGTAAtcgaagacagaaagagaaaagaatgactcCACCAGGGGATCAGCAGCCACATGAGGTTTATTCGCACGCTGTGAAAACAGACACGTCCTGCCACGATCTCTGA